In one Achromobacter spanius genomic region, the following are encoded:
- a CDS encoding methionine ABC transporter ATP-binding protein → MIHIENLSKTYATPHGLFQALRGINLHIEQGEVFGIIGPSGAGKSTLVQCINLLERPNEGTIAIGGQQLTGLNEAQLRGQRRRIGMVFQGFNLLSRRTVYGNVALPLEIAGVAKAEIPARVERLLALVGLEHLRDRYPSQISGGQKQRVGIARALANNPDVLLSDEATSALDPETTHNILALLRDINRKTGVTVVMITHQMEVVREVCDRVAVLSQGEVVEIGSTREVFAQPRHEVTRGMVSAATASDLTDATLAAVKERIATLLAATPGQAVRLLRLALTGTDSSGSFLTDLSKQFSLDVSLVQARVEDIQGVAVGTMFVLVQGAPATVKDAIAALAARDITVEEIAHESATDRSAYYVAA, encoded by the coding sequence ATGATTCACATCGAGAACCTATCCAAGACCTATGCCACGCCGCATGGACTATTCCAGGCGCTGCGAGGCATCAACCTGCATATCGAGCAGGGCGAGGTCTTCGGCATCATCGGCCCCAGCGGGGCCGGCAAAAGCACGCTGGTCCAGTGCATCAACCTGCTTGAACGCCCCAACGAAGGCACGATTGCCATCGGTGGACAGCAACTTACCGGCCTGAACGAGGCGCAGCTTCGCGGCCAGCGCCGCCGCATCGGCATGGTGTTCCAGGGCTTCAACCTGCTGTCGCGCCGCACCGTCTATGGCAACGTGGCGCTACCGCTGGAAATTGCCGGCGTCGCCAAGGCCGAGATTCCGGCCCGCGTTGAACGCCTGCTGGCCTTGGTGGGCCTGGAGCATCTGCGCGACCGCTATCCCAGCCAGATCAGCGGCGGCCAGAAGCAGCGGGTGGGCATCGCCCGCGCGCTGGCCAACAACCCGGACGTGCTGCTCAGCGACGAAGCCACGTCCGCGCTGGACCCCGAAACCACGCACAACATTCTGGCCCTGCTGCGCGACATCAATCGCAAGACGGGCGTGACGGTCGTCATGATCACGCACCAGATGGAAGTGGTGCGCGAAGTGTGCGACCGGGTGGCTGTGCTTTCGCAAGGCGAAGTGGTTGAAATCGGCAGCACGCGCGAAGTGTTCGCGCAGCCGCGCCACGAGGTCACGCGCGGCATGGTGTCGGCCGCCACCGCGTCCGACCTGACCGACGCCACCTTGGCGGCCGTGAAGGAACGCATCGCCACGCTGCTTGCCGCCACGCCCGGCCAGGCGGTGCGCCTGTTGCGCCTGGCCTTGACCGGTACGGATTCGTCGGGCTCGTTCCTGACTGATCTGTCCAAACAGTTCTCGCTGGACGTGAGCCTGGTGCAGGCCCGCGTTGAAGATATCCAGGGCGTGGCCGTGGGCACGATGTTCGTGCTGGTCCAAGGCGCGCCCGCCACGGTCAAGGACGCGATTGCCGCGTTGGCCGCCCGTGACATTACCGTTGAAGAAATAGCTCATGAGTCCGCAACTGATCGATCTGCTTATTACGTCGCTGCTTGA
- a CDS encoding methionine ABC transporter permease, with translation MSPQLIDLLITSLLDTLLMVGVASAIAVVIGIPLGVTLTVTARGNMLENQPVNHVLGAIINATRSVPFVILMVAIIPFTRLIAQTSIGTTAAIVPLSVAAIPFMARIAENAMREVDPGLITAARAMGASPMQIILKVLLPEALPGLIAATIVTVVSLIGYSAMAGAIGGGGLGDLAIRYGYQRFQSDVMAAVVIVLIILVQAIQSLGDRFVRRMSHR, from the coding sequence ATGAGTCCGCAACTGATCGATCTGCTTATTACGTCGCTGCTTGACACCCTGCTGATGGTGGGCGTGGCCAGCGCCATTGCGGTGGTGATCGGCATTCCGCTGGGCGTGACGCTGACCGTGACCGCGCGCGGCAACATGCTGGAAAACCAGCCCGTGAACCACGTGCTGGGCGCCATCATCAACGCCACGCGCTCGGTGCCCTTCGTCATCCTGATGGTTGCCATCATTCCGTTCACGCGCCTGATCGCGCAGACCTCCATCGGCACCACGGCCGCCATCGTGCCGCTGTCAGTGGCCGCGATTCCGTTCATGGCCCGCATCGCCGAAAACGCCATGCGTGAAGTGGATCCGGGGTTGATCACCGCGGCGCGTGCCATGGGCGCATCGCCGATGCAGATCATCCTGAAGGTGCTGTTGCCGGAAGCCTTGCCCGGCCTGATCGCCGCCACCATCGTCACCGTGGTCAGCCTGATCGGCTATTCGGCGATGGCCGGCGCTATCGGTGGTGGCGGCCTGGGCGACCTGGCCATCCGCTACGGGTATCAACGTTTTCAATCGGACGTCATGGCCGCGGTCGTGATTGTGCTGATCATTTTGGTCCAGGCAATCCAAAGCCTGGGCGACCGCTTCGTGCGCCGCATGTCGCATCGCTGA
- a CDS encoding MetQ/NlpA family ABC transporter substrate-binding protein — MSIKVLKSLAAFALGAAVFAQPALAQDKPLKVGVTAGPHAQIFDVVKAEAAKQGLNIQVIEFTDYVQPNVALAAGDLDMNSYQHQPYLDNANADRGYKLVSIAKTVIFPIGIYSKKIKSLSELKDGARIALPNDPTNGGRALLLLQANGLIKLRPEAGLKATPIDVIENKKKLRFIELDAAQLPRSLDDTDASAVNTNFALEAGLDPAKDAIAQESPDSPYANVLVVREKDKDRAEFAKLISIYHSPAVKQFIQTKYKGAVVAAW; from the coding sequence ATGAGCATCAAGGTTTTGAAGTCGCTGGCTGCATTCGCCCTCGGCGCCGCCGTATTCGCCCAGCCCGCGCTGGCTCAGGACAAGCCGCTGAAGGTTGGCGTTACCGCCGGCCCGCACGCGCAGATCTTTGATGTGGTCAAGGCCGAAGCCGCCAAGCAAGGCTTGAACATCCAGGTCATCGAATTCACCGACTACGTGCAGCCCAACGTGGCGCTGGCCGCGGGCGACCTGGACATGAACAGCTACCAGCACCAGCCCTACCTGGACAACGCCAACGCCGACCGAGGCTACAAGCTGGTCAGCATCGCCAAGACCGTGATCTTCCCCATCGGCATCTACAGCAAGAAGATCAAGTCGCTGTCCGAACTGAAGGACGGCGCCCGCATCGCCTTGCCGAACGACCCCACCAACGGTGGTCGCGCGCTGTTGCTGCTGCAAGCCAACGGCCTGATCAAGCTGCGTCCGGAAGCGGGCCTGAAGGCAACGCCGATTGACGTCATTGAAAACAAGAAGAAGCTGCGCTTCATCGAACTGGACGCCGCCCAATTGCCGCGTTCGCTGGACGACACCGACGCCTCGGCCGTCAACACCAACTTCGCACTGGAAGCCGGCCTGGATCCTGCCAAGGACGCCATCGCCCAGGAATCGCCGGATTCGCCGTACGCCAACGTGCTGGTCGTGCGCGAAAAGGACAAGGACCGCGCCGAATTCGCCAAGCTGATCAGCATCTATCACAGCCCGGCCGTGAAGCAGTTCATCCAGACCAAGTACAAGGGCGCCGTGGTGGCTGCCTGGTAA
- a CDS encoding tyrosine-type recombinase/integrase → MPIRKDETSGIWQVDIRVPGVPRVRCSSGTTDRQAAQEYHDKLKADLWRQAKLGEQPDRFFEEAAVRCLRLWDGLRDYDSKVRHVAYWRTQFSGRAIRSLKFDEIADKLPTHTTHKHRKPTPVSAATKKRYLATLRRMLKLCEDWDWIDKCPKFSEFVEPDNRVRWEPPSVIGRLISAMSLEWMRDVSLVAVATGMREDELLSLKPSNVDMPQRNAWVIAEEAKSGYARSVPLNADAMAVLQRRIPKAKRFVFERPSRDGVVRKISQVDARCLRRACAEVGIDDFHFHDLRHTWASWHVQAGTPLMVLKDLGGWETLDMVQRYAHLAPSHLAHHSNTVEFWSKSEQKEKTPLVIAA, encoded by the coding sequence ATGCCCATCCGCAAAGATGAAACCTCAGGTATTTGGCAAGTTGATATCCGCGTCCCAGGCGTCCCGCGAGTTAGATGCTCTTCTGGAACGACGGACAGGCAAGCCGCGCAGGAATACCACGACAAGCTGAAAGCCGACCTCTGGCGCCAAGCCAAGCTCGGCGAGCAACCCGACCGTTTTTTTGAAGAGGCTGCGGTGCGTTGTCTTCGACTATGGGACGGACTACGCGACTATGACAGCAAGGTCCGGCACGTCGCATATTGGCGTACTCAGTTCTCTGGACGTGCAATTCGCTCTTTAAAATTTGACGAGATCGCGGACAAACTGCCGACGCATACTACCCATAAGCATCGCAAGCCGACGCCGGTAAGTGCAGCGACCAAAAAACGCTACCTCGCCACGCTACGCAGAATGCTCAAGCTCTGCGAAGACTGGGACTGGATCGACAAGTGCCCAAAATTCTCGGAATTTGTTGAACCCGATAATCGTGTGCGATGGGAACCCCCGTCCGTTATCGGCCGACTGATAAGTGCGATGTCGCTCGAGTGGATGCGCGATGTCAGCCTCGTCGCCGTAGCGACTGGGATGAGGGAAGACGAATTACTTTCGCTCAAGCCGAGCAACGTGGACATGCCCCAGCGAAACGCATGGGTCATCGCAGAAGAGGCAAAATCGGGCTATGCCAGATCGGTGCCTCTCAACGCGGACGCTATGGCAGTGCTGCAACGCCGGATCCCCAAGGCCAAACGGTTTGTATTCGAACGGCCATCAAGAGACGGCGTGGTGCGGAAGATCAGCCAGGTCGATGCTCGGTGCTTGCGTCGTGCGTGCGCCGAGGTCGGGATTGACGACTTTCATTTCCACGACCTTCGCCACACCTGGGCCAGTTGGCATGTGCAGGCCGGAACACCACTCATGGTCCTAAAGGATCTGGGGGGTTGGGAGACACTGGACATGGTTCAACGCTATGCCCATTTGGCCCCGTCGCACTTGGCCCACCATTCGAACACGGTCGAATTTTGGTCAAAGTCGGAACAGAAAGAAAAAACGCCGCTAGTGATAGCGGCGTAA
- a CDS encoding DUF1173 family protein: MDRKIYTVEVTLAGMTRPYSSEFQTADQFKDSWKRVLLMAHGKADVRCTCPGSGERRLSIHSRSNSDRFHLARFPETGSEHSEDCVYYGVDPSMSGLGSYRRGVVQELDDGAVKIKLKVGLQQRATSAPEEGNASSAAAPSMPATRPRTGQASMTLLGLLHFLWTQAGLHAWSPGMEGKRNLGVLHYHLMRSAMTTYAGRVRLAQNLLISTPNASGQQAGHNKAKALEAVTQRRRLVVIAPLAQHQEGMDGSATLPIAGFHGIPYLNLDENVWEPLERRFTREIDSWRAGNAVIAVVQTDPPKSSGGSMRAQVVDIALMQTTRDWIPVDSGYEALVADKLVAEKRRFEKPLRFDAGEDAAFPDFWLRDRHTPAPLEVWGMSTPEYLARKAEKGAHYDETYGKEGWWSWNASIGDPVPDFPAPLRSHD; encoded by the coding sequence ATGGATCGAAAGATATATACCGTGGAGGTCACTCTAGCCGGAATGACCCGACCGTACTCGTCGGAGTTTCAAACGGCTGATCAGTTCAAGGACAGCTGGAAACGCGTACTGTTGATGGCGCATGGCAAGGCAGACGTGAGGTGCACTTGCCCTGGATCGGGCGAACGGCGCTTGTCGATCCACAGCCGTTCCAACTCTGATCGGTTCCACCTTGCCCGCTTTCCCGAGACAGGGTCGGAGCACAGCGAAGACTGCGTCTATTACGGTGTAGATCCGAGCATGTCCGGTCTTGGTTCCTACCGACGCGGCGTGGTCCAGGAACTCGACGACGGCGCGGTCAAGATTAAGCTGAAGGTCGGGCTTCAACAGCGTGCGACATCCGCCCCAGAAGAAGGGAACGCCTCGTCTGCCGCCGCTCCGTCGATGCCAGCGACGCGCCCTCGAACCGGTCAAGCCAGCATGACATTGCTCGGCCTCCTGCATTTTCTCTGGACACAAGCAGGCCTGCACGCATGGTCGCCAGGCATGGAAGGAAAGCGCAATCTTGGTGTGCTGCATTACCACTTGATGCGCTCGGCCATGACTACCTATGCGGGGCGTGTGCGACTGGCTCAAAACCTCCTGATCTCCACGCCGAACGCAAGCGGGCAGCAGGCGGGGCACAACAAGGCCAAGGCCCTGGAGGCGGTTACTCAACGACGGCGTTTGGTTGTGATTGCCCCCCTCGCGCAGCACCAAGAAGGAATGGACGGCAGCGCCACCCTGCCTATCGCGGGGTTTCATGGAATCCCGTACTTGAACCTCGATGAAAACGTCTGGGAACCCTTAGAACGCCGCTTTACCCGAGAAATCGACTCTTGGCGGGCAGGAAATGCTGTCATCGCCGTCGTACAAACAGATCCCCCCAAGTCTTCCGGAGGGAGTATGCGCGCGCAAGTGGTCGACATCGCGCTGATGCAAACCACGCGGGACTGGATTCCGGTCGACTCAGGCTACGAAGCGCTGGTCGCCGACAAGCTGGTTGCGGAAAAGCGCCGTTTTGAAAAGCCGCTCCGGTTTGACGCTGGCGAGGACGCAGCCTTCCCGGATTTTTGGTTGCGCGACAGGCACACGCCAGCGCCCCTGGAGGTGTGGGGCATGAGTACGCCGGAATACCTGGCGCGCAAGGCAGAAAAGGGCGCGCACTACGACGAGACGTACGGCAAAGAAGGCTGGTGGTCTTGGAACGCGTCGATCGGTGATCCAGTACCAGACTTCCCGGCACCACTGAGATCGCACGATTAA
- a CDS encoding ParA family protein — translation MKILAVAQGKGGVGKTTTAVNTSFEAAEAGARVLVVDLDSGDISKTMARFKLEIPASALFLDSTPVAPTHDSSISLIAADQLLANLIYMPLETALRNFRVNLSAFAEQGYDLCVIDTAPGVSIALAAALHAADAVISPVEMEEYSIEGIKKMMRVILNARQRNPRLQFLGLLPSMVDRRNPRQVRHLAEVRATHEKLLAPVTIGLRSSVAEAQSIGEPVWKSKKTTARAAGAEMRALGQYIRAKMGVKA, via the coding sequence ATGAAAATTCTCGCAGTCGCACAAGGAAAGGGCGGTGTTGGCAAGACCACGACCGCAGTCAACACCTCATTTGAAGCAGCCGAAGCAGGAGCTAGGGTCTTGGTTGTCGACTTGGATTCTGGCGACATCTCCAAGACCATGGCCCGGTTCAAGCTGGAAATCCCTGCAAGCGCGCTCTTTCTCGACAGCACGCCCGTGGCGCCGACACACGACTCGAGCATCTCTTTGATCGCGGCAGATCAACTGCTGGCGAACTTGATTTACATGCCGCTCGAGACCGCGCTGAGAAATTTCCGGGTAAATCTGTCGGCCTTCGCCGAACAAGGTTATGACCTCTGCGTGATTGACACAGCGCCGGGCGTAAGCATCGCCTTGGCAGCAGCGCTTCACGCTGCCGATGCGGTCATATCCCCTGTGGAGATGGAGGAGTACAGCATCGAAGGGATCAAGAAGATGATGCGCGTGATACTCAATGCTCGGCAGCGCAATCCTAGGCTGCAATTTCTCGGGCTTCTTCCCAGCATGGTGGATCGGCGGAATCCGCGCCAGGTCCGCCATTTGGCAGAAGTCCGTGCCACCCACGAGAAGCTGCTTGCGCCCGTCACCATCGGCCTACGCAGCAGCGTCGCTGAAGCACAGTCTATTGGCGAACCCGTCTGGAAATCCAAGAAAACTACCGCGCGTGCGGCGGGCGCCGAAATGCGTGCCCTGGGACAGTACATCCGCGCCAAGATGGGAGTAAAGGCATGA
- a CDS encoding DUF7673 family protein encodes MMDLKGLGDLASMLDGPQRQVGESDLFDVDTIDEDRNVRLDYNPGLSKESIDELRESLRRDGMLSPISLRPNPARPGRYLINFGHRRYRAAKAEGWRQVPGIIREKFDRFAQMAENMKREGITALEIAEFIRDELAEGRTQSEIAVGLGKSKAWVTQHAKMLDLPPPVAKAVASGKVTDVTLASELAVAHREDPQAVADLLNATETKPTRSAVKAIRKAAGTKEESPEAPSDETSPSSHNEATARTVAAQCSTYVFLANEPSPPPADGALPPRSTFVSTAGEIPAEVKAEFQRRRNVLEQEQREAANPALRQAGMDSLNRLIEIARQDTNQSKRVADFLLAWWNATSCGGFDLSDLWSVDKEIYDDISSVISLVRRCRSYPDTLSTTVHEAFKELVKIWRPQLVNE; translated from the coding sequence ATGATGGATCTGAAAGGACTGGGCGACCTCGCCTCGATGCTGGACGGCCCGCAGCGACAGGTCGGCGAATCCGACCTGTTCGACGTGGATACCATCGACGAGGACCGGAACGTCCGGCTGGATTACAACCCGGGGTTGAGCAAAGAGAGCATCGATGAGTTGCGCGAATCGCTGCGCCGCGATGGAATGTTGAGCCCGATATCGCTCCGGCCGAACCCGGCTCGTCCTGGTCGGTATCTGATCAACTTCGGCCACCGACGCTATCGTGCGGCCAAGGCTGAAGGTTGGCGCCAGGTGCCTGGGATTATCCGCGAAAAGTTCGACCGCTTCGCACAAATGGCCGAGAACATGAAACGCGAAGGCATCACGGCTCTTGAGATTGCCGAGTTCATCCGCGACGAGTTGGCGGAGGGCAGAACGCAGAGCGAGATCGCTGTCGGGCTTGGAAAGTCGAAGGCTTGGGTTACCCAACACGCAAAGATGCTCGATCTGCCGCCTCCGGTGGCCAAAGCCGTCGCCTCGGGAAAAGTCACGGACGTGACGCTGGCCAGCGAGCTGGCCGTTGCTCATCGAGAGGATCCGCAGGCTGTCGCAGATCTGCTAAACGCCACCGAGACGAAGCCGACGCGGTCAGCAGTGAAGGCGATTCGCAAAGCCGCAGGGACCAAGGAAGAGTCGCCAGAAGCACCGTCGGACGAGACGTCACCGTCATCACATAATGAGGCGACAGCCCGCACGGTCGCCGCGCAATGCTCGACCTACGTATTCCTGGCAAACGAGCCGAGCCCCCCGCCCGCAGACGGCGCACTCCCGCCTCGCTCAACCTTCGTGTCGACCGCCGGCGAGATCCCTGCAGAAGTGAAGGCGGAGTTCCAACGCCGTCGGAACGTGCTCGAGCAAGAGCAGCGTGAGGCTGCCAATCCCGCGCTGCGACAAGCCGGCATGGACTCCTTGAATCGGCTCATCGAAATAGCTCGACAAGACACCAACCAAAGCAAGCGAGTGGCGGACTTCCTGCTTGCCTGGTGGAACGCAACAAGCTGCGGTGGTTTTGATCTGTCGGATCTGTGGAGCGTGGACAAGGAGATATACGACGATATATCTTCAGTCATTTCTCTGGTCCGGCGCTGCCGATCCTATCCAGACACGCTCAGCACCACCGTACACGAGGCGTTCAAGGAGCTAGTAAAGATATGGAGGCCCCAGCTCGTTAATGAATGA
- a CDS encoding MFS transporter, whose translation MEESKDKNEAALVAATATRSKGWLNRTVAGAGITSALGDFCYETTTVILPGFLAVLGLPASVLGTIEGIADAVASFTKMASGYVADKLGHRKLLVLVGYGLTPLGQALIALAAGWPLILFGRMVSWFGKGLRGPLRDAIVIQAVTPETKGRAFGFHRAADTIGAVLGPLLGVALLGWAQGLRWDGAAGPFRLVLWLSAIPGALAVLAFLTLVRDPQHSPNPALKFFSSLRTLPARFKRYLGAVGLFGIGDFSHSLLILAATTLLTPSMGVVKAAQVAGLLYVWRNVVQVVLSYPVGAMADRVGHLRMLVGGYVLGALTAVLTALAFWLSVDSVPLLAAIFFVAGLYVTVEEALESTVTAEMVQSDTLVMSYGALGTVNGTAKFISSATVGVVWTAVSPTLGFGLAALLMMAGTLALLRVGNE comes from the coding sequence GTGGAAGAAAGTAAGGATAAGAACGAAGCCGCATTGGTGGCTGCAACCGCAACTCGCTCGAAGGGCTGGCTCAACCGCACCGTCGCCGGCGCTGGGATCACCAGCGCCCTGGGTGACTTCTGCTATGAGACGACAACCGTCATCCTGCCTGGCTTCCTTGCCGTGCTGGGACTGCCGGCCAGCGTACTCGGCACCATCGAAGGTATCGCTGATGCGGTGGCCAGCTTCACCAAGATGGCTTCAGGCTACGTCGCAGACAAACTGGGCCACCGCAAGCTGTTGGTCCTCGTGGGCTATGGCCTGACGCCGCTCGGGCAGGCGCTGATTGCACTGGCGGCCGGGTGGCCGCTGATCTTGTTTGGGCGCATGGTTTCCTGGTTCGGCAAGGGGCTGCGCGGACCGCTGCGCGATGCCATCGTGATCCAGGCGGTGACGCCGGAAACCAAGGGCCGAGCCTTTGGATTCCACCGGGCTGCCGACACAATCGGCGCAGTCCTCGGCCCGCTATTGGGTGTCGCTTTGTTGGGATGGGCGCAAGGACTGCGTTGGGACGGTGCGGCCGGCCCGTTCCGGCTTGTGCTGTGGCTATCGGCCATTCCTGGCGCGCTGGCCGTGCTAGCCTTCCTGACGCTGGTCCGGGACCCACAACACTCGCCTAATCCGGCGCTCAAGTTCTTCAGCTCGTTGCGCACCCTGCCGGCGCGCTTCAAGCGCTATCTCGGCGCGGTCGGCCTGTTTGGCATCGGCGATTTCTCGCACTCGCTGCTGATCCTGGCCGCGACCACTCTGCTCACACCCTCGATGGGCGTGGTGAAGGCCGCTCAGGTCGCCGGCCTGCTCTATGTCTGGCGCAACGTGGTGCAGGTCGTGCTGTCCTACCCGGTCGGCGCCATGGCGGATCGAGTCGGCCATCTACGCATGTTGGTCGGCGGATACGTGCTGGGTGCCCTCACGGCTGTCCTGACGGCGCTTGCGTTCTGGCTTTCGGTGGACAGCGTGCCGCTGCTCGCCGCCATCTTCTTCGTTGCAGGCTTATACGTGACCGTCGAGGAAGCGCTGGAATCCACGGTGACGGCGGAAATGGTGCAGTCCGACACCCTTGTGATGAGCTACGGCGCACTGGGCACGGTCAACGGCACGGCCAAGTTCATCTCCAGCGCCACAGTCGGTGTGGTGTGGACTGCTGTCTCGCCGACTCTCGGTTTTGGCTTGGCGGCTTTGCTGATGATGGCTGGGACGCTGGCCTTGCTCCGCGTCGGGAACGAGTAG
- a CDS encoding TMEM165/GDT1 family protein: MAIWTMVPDKIEEEETQVAKKFGVFGATLITFFLAEMGDKTQIATVAMAAYYAAPLMVVIGSTLGMLIADVHAVFVGDKLASKMPMKPVSSIAAAILALLGIATLLGAGSKLGF, from the coding sequence ATGGCCATCTGGACAATGGTCCCTGACAAGATCGAGGAAGAGGAAACCCAGGTCGCAAAGAAATTCGGCGTCTTTGGTGCAACGCTAATCACCTTCTTCCTCGCGGAGATGGGCGACAAGACGCAGATCGCTACGGTCGCGATGGCGGCGTACTATGCTGCACCGCTGATGGTGGTCATCGGCAGCACGCTCGGCATGCTGATTGCAGACGTCCATGCTGTTTTCGTTGGTGACAAGCTTGCCAGCAAGATGCCGATGAAGCCGGTGAGCTCGATTGCCGCTGCAATCTTAGCGCTACTTGGCATTGCGACACTGCTCGGAGCGGGTTCGAAGCTCGGTTTTTAG
- a CDS encoding metal/formaldehyde-sensitive transcriptional repressor: MSHTIREKAKLLARVRRIRGQVEGLERALDAEKGCAEILHQIAAARGAINGLMTEVLEEHIRTHIADPAITSDAERTQGADELIDVLRAYIK; this comes from the coding sequence ATGAGCCACACCATTCGTGAAAAAGCCAAGCTGCTGGCCAGGGTGCGTCGTATCCGAGGTCAGGTCGAGGGGCTCGAACGTGCACTTGATGCAGAAAAGGGGTGTGCCGAGATCCTTCACCAGATCGCAGCAGCACGCGGCGCGATCAACGGACTGATGACTGAGGTGCTGGAAGAGCACATCCGAACACATATCGCCGATCCAGCCATCACCAGCGATGCCGAACGTACACAAGGCGCAGACGAGCTGATCGATGTTTTGCGCGCCTACATCAAATGA
- the dmeF gene encoding CDF family Co(II)/Ni(II) efflux transporter DmeF gives MHTEKLSDWVHDHVFHTSNEAAERSTRVVMWITAITMVVEVAAGWWFNSMALLADGWHMSSHAVAIGLSAFAYATARRYSQDPRFAFGTWKIEILGGFASAIFLVGVAVMMLVGSMERIVSPQPIQYKEAIVIAILGLVVNVVCALILGKAHHHDHGHSHGHDHGHAHGDHHDLNLKSAYVHVIADAATSVLAIAALFGGWIFGWSWLDPLMGIVGAVLVAVWAKGLIADTGKVLLDREMDHPVVDEIREVVETGADAGDTRITDLHVWRVGKQVYSCAMTVVTHDRSLTPDTVRQRLSVHEEIVHSTIEMHYCDGGSGGVPQVA, from the coding sequence ATGCATACCGAAAAACTTTCCGATTGGGTTCACGACCACGTTTTCCACACAAGCAATGAGGCGGCTGAGCGCAGCACGCGGGTGGTGATGTGGATTACCGCGATCACCATGGTGGTTGAAGTTGCCGCTGGTTGGTGGTTCAACTCGATGGCCCTGCTGGCCGATGGCTGGCACATGAGCTCTCACGCGGTGGCCATTGGCCTGTCAGCCTTCGCCTATGCCACGGCCCGGCGGTACTCCCAAGACCCTCGCTTTGCCTTCGGTACCTGGAAGATTGAGATTCTGGGCGGATTTGCCAGCGCCATCTTCCTTGTGGGCGTGGCAGTGATGATGTTGGTGGGTTCGATGGAGCGGATCGTCTCTCCGCAGCCCATCCAGTATAAGGAAGCCATCGTAATTGCCATCCTCGGATTGGTGGTTAATGTGGTGTGTGCGCTGATCCTGGGTAAAGCGCATCACCACGATCACGGGCATTCACACGGTCACGATCATGGACATGCACACGGTGACCATCACGATCTCAACCTGAAATCCGCCTATGTGCATGTGATTGCCGATGCCGCAACCTCGGTGTTGGCCATTGCAGCGCTGTTCGGAGGCTGGATTTTCGGCTGGTCGTGGCTGGACCCCCTCATGGGGATCGTCGGCGCAGTGCTGGTTGCCGTGTGGGCCAAGGGTTTGATTGCCGATACAGGAAAGGTCTTGCTTGACCGCGAGATGGACCATCCGGTTGTCGACGAAATTCGTGAAGTGGTTGAGACGGGAGCCGACGCGGGAGATACGCGGATCACCGATTTGCACGTCTGGCGCGTCGGCAAGCAGGTGTACTCATGTGCCATGACGGTGGTCACACACGACCGTTCGCTTACTCCGGACACAGTGCGTCAACGCCTTTCCGTTCACGAAGAGATCGTCCACTCGACCATCGAAATGCACTACTGCGACGGTGGATCGGGTGGGGTGCCACAGGTAGCATGA
- a CDS encoding PepSY domain-containing protein yields the protein MYRYTKLALLAIAIATTGAAAYAAKGGVENDALAITKAKIALTQAVTVAEQHANGKASRAEYENSKQGWVYDVEVVSGAKVFDVRVDAEKGTVISSAEDKADHDDGHDKQD from the coding sequence ATGTACCGCTACACCAAACTCGCCCTGCTGGCCATCGCCATTGCTACGACTGGCGCTGCAGCCTATGCCGCCAAGGGCGGCGTGGAAAACGACGCCCTGGCGATTACTAAGGCCAAGATTGCTCTCACCCAGGCCGTCACCGTTGCCGAGCAGCACGCCAATGGCAAGGCATCACGCGCCGAGTACGAAAACTCGAAGCAAGGCTGGGTCTACGACGTGGAAGTTGTCAGCGGGGCAAAAGTCTTCGATGTCCGGGTCGATGCCGAAAAGGGCACGGTCATCTCGTCTGCCGAGGACAAGGCGGATCACGATGATGGCCACGACAAGCAAGACTGA